Proteins encoded together in one Rhizobium leguminosarum bv. trifolii WSM1325 window:
- a CDS encoding binding-protein-dependent transport systems inner membrane component (PFAM: binding-protein-dependent transport systems inner membrane component~KEGG: rec:RHECIAT_PA0000294 probable sugar uptake ABC transporter, permease protein) — protein MSVQRSTFIFACVLLLPAVLYVLAIVAYPLVDTFILSFTDASLRKTTNWVGWANYEKIFNERFAEVIIRTFIWTFFSVALKMVIGTFGATMLNAAVPGRSLFRLLTMPPWIVPMAIGIFMWGWMYNGQFGMISGMLQRFGLVDGPVAFLAYGNTAFWATIITDVWIGVPLVTIYFLAAIQSIPKDLYEAAWTDGAGRWYRFRRITLPLMVPAIITMSMLSLIATFNSFDIIWILTQGGPSGETTTMIIDTYQTAIGSKKYGEGAARAVLICIFLSLFCFAYFRVTRRLNPEKRA, from the coding sequence ATGAGTGTTCAAAGAAGCACCTTCATCTTCGCTTGCGTCCTTCTTCTTCCGGCTGTGCTCTATGTTCTGGCGATCGTCGCCTATCCGCTGGTCGATACCTTCATTCTCTCCTTCACCGACGCGTCCCTCAGGAAGACCACCAATTGGGTTGGCTGGGCCAATTACGAGAAGATCTTCAACGAGCGGTTTGCCGAAGTCATCATCCGCACCTTCATCTGGACGTTCTTCTCGGTCGCCCTGAAAATGGTGATCGGCACCTTCGGTGCGACCATGCTGAATGCCGCGGTCCCCGGCCGCTCGTTGTTTCGGCTTTTGACCATGCCGCCATGGATCGTGCCGATGGCCATCGGCATCTTTATGTGGGGCTGGATGTATAATGGCCAGTTCGGGATGATATCGGGCATGCTGCAGCGCTTCGGTCTCGTCGACGGCCCCGTCGCCTTCCTCGCCTATGGAAACACCGCCTTCTGGGCAACGATCATCACCGACGTGTGGATCGGCGTGCCGCTGGTGACGATCTACTTCCTGGCGGCGATCCAATCCATTCCGAAGGATCTCTACGAGGCCGCCTGGACCGACGGCGCCGGCCGCTGGTACCGCTTCCGCCGCATCACGCTGCCGCTGATGGTGCCGGCGATCATCACCATGTCGATGCTGTCGCTGATCGCCACCTTCAACTCGTTCGACATCATCTGGATCCTGACGCAGGGCGGACCGAGCGGCGAGACGACGACGATGATCATCGATACCTATCAGACCGCGATCGGCTCGAAGAAATACGGTGAAGGTGCAGCGCGCGCCGTTTTGATCTGCATCTTCCTGTCGCTGTTCTGCTTCGCCTATTTCCGCGTCACCCGCCGCCTCAACCCGGAGAAGCGCGCATGA
- a CDS encoding oxidoreductase domain protein (PFAM: oxidoreductase domain protein; Oxidoreductase domain~KEGG: ret:RHE_PE00367 oxidoreductase protein), translated as MKVGIIGLGFRLGYLGYVFKAIDGSFDIVGYVDPEPAGLPGLTEKGISVGKAYGSPEELLASEKLDLLMIGSPNHLHLDHIRLGLQAGLKVFCEKPIVTTIAESIELAHLMAKFGHERLMVGLVLRYSPLYKDLRAIQAEGKLGQIVSIEASEHIEPYHGAFFMRDWRRYERYSGSFMLEKCCHDLDLYNGVAGARPERVASFGGRKSFIPANDPAREGINDLELFHRKPSGWMGSDKVFDSDADIIDYQVAIVEYANGVGMNFHTNLNVPDQFRRFAIMGSRGMAEGDFVRGYLDVHEQLTGNKVLENKYAATELSQHYGADEQMASDLLESVRTGLELPVSTLNALEAGILALAMDEARMKKAVVDLRPIWDRFDEALHARAA; from the coding sequence ATGAAAGTGGGAATCATCGGGCTAGGATTCCGGCTCGGCTATCTCGGCTATGTTTTCAAGGCAATCGATGGCAGCTTCGACATTGTCGGCTATGTGGATCCGGAACCCGCCGGACTTCCGGGATTGACGGAAAAGGGAATTTCAGTCGGCAAGGCCTATGGTTCGCCGGAGGAGCTCCTTGCCTCTGAAAAGCTCGATCTGCTGATGATCGGCTCCCCCAACCACCTGCATCTCGACCATATCAGGCTCGGACTTCAAGCCGGCCTCAAGGTCTTCTGCGAAAAGCCGATCGTCACGACGATCGCCGAAAGCATCGAACTTGCCCATCTGATGGCAAAATTCGGACATGAGCGACTGATGGTCGGTCTCGTCTTGCGCTATTCTCCTCTTTATAAGGATCTTCGCGCCATCCAGGCCGAGGGCAAGCTTGGTCAGATCGTGTCGATCGAGGCTTCCGAACATATCGAGCCTTATCACGGCGCCTTCTTCATGCGCGACTGGCGCCGCTATGAGCGCTATTCCGGCAGCTTCATGCTGGAGAAATGCTGCCACGACCTCGATCTTTATAATGGCGTCGCCGGCGCACGGCCGGAGCGCGTCGCAAGTTTCGGCGGCCGCAAGAGCTTCATTCCGGCAAACGACCCGGCGCGCGAGGGCATCAACGACCTCGAGCTCTTCCACCGCAAGCCGAGCGGATGGATGGGATCGGACAAGGTGTTCGACAGCGATGCCGATATCATCGACTATCAGGTCGCGATCGTCGAATATGCCAATGGCGTCGGCATGAACTTTCACACCAATCTCAATGTGCCCGACCAATTCCGCCGTTTTGCCATCATGGGTTCGCGCGGCATGGCCGAAGGCGATTTCGTTCGCGGCTATCTCGACGTTCACGAACAGCTGACCGGCAACAAGGTGCTCGAAAACAAATATGCCGCCACCGAGCTCTCTCAGCACTACGGCGCCGATGAGCAGATGGCGAGCGACCTGCTTGAAAGCGTGCGCACCGGGCTCGAACTTCCTGTTTCCACCCTGAATGCGCTCGAAGCCGGCATCCTCGCCTTGGCGATGGACGAAGCGAGGATGAAGAAAGCGGTCGTCGATCTCAGACCCATCTGGGACCGCTTCGACGAAGCCCTTCACGCGAGAGCGGCTTGA
- a CDS encoding Carboxymethylenebutenolidase (PFAM: dienelactone hydrolase~KEGG: rec:RHECIAT_PA0000292 probable dienelactone hydrolase protein) produces the protein MTRMTAKDFPQELLELYDYYAHGRITKREFLDRAGKFAVGGLTAAAILSSLSPDYALATQVEFTDPDISAEYITYPSPKGNGDVRGYLVRPKNATGKVAAVVVVHENRGLNPYIEDVARRVAKAGFIALAPDGLTSVGGYPGNDEKGRELQQKVDPEKLMNDFFAAVEFLMHSDLTTGKVGITGFCYGGGVANAAAVAYPELAAAVPFYGRQPRAEDVPKIKAPLLLHYAGLDKGINEGWPAYEAALKSSGKTFEAYVYPDVNHGFHNDSTPRYDEAAAKLAWQRTVDWFTKYLA, from the coding sequence ATGACACGTATGACAGCCAAGGATTTCCCTCAGGAACTTCTCGAACTCTACGATTATTACGCGCACGGGAGAATTACCAAGCGCGAGTTTCTCGACCGGGCCGGCAAATTCGCTGTCGGCGGACTGACCGCAGCTGCCATTCTTTCATCGCTGAGCCCTGACTATGCGCTGGCGACCCAGGTCGAGTTCACCGATCCCGATATCTCAGCCGAATACATCACCTATCCCTCGCCAAAGGGAAATGGCGATGTCCGTGGCTATCTCGTCCGCCCGAAAAACGCGACCGGCAAAGTCGCGGCCGTGGTGGTCGTTCACGAGAATAGGGGCCTGAACCCCTATATCGAGGATGTGGCGCGTCGCGTGGCGAAGGCAGGTTTCATTGCACTTGCGCCGGATGGCCTCACCTCGGTCGGAGGCTATCCCGGCAACGACGAAAAGGGACGGGAACTGCAGCAGAAGGTCGACCCGGAGAAGCTGATGAACGACTTCTTCGCGGCGGTCGAATTTTTGATGCACAGCGACCTCACCACCGGCAAGGTCGGTATCACCGGCTTCTGCTATGGCGGCGGCGTTGCCAACGCTGCGGCGGTCGCCTATCCGGAGCTTGCCGCAGCCGTGCCCTTCTACGGCAGGCAGCCGCGCGCCGAAGACGTGCCGAAGATCAAGGCCCCGTTGCTTCTCCATTATGCCGGACTGGACAAGGGCATCAACGAGGGCTGGCCGGCCTACGAAGCTGCGCTGAAGTCATCGGGAAAAACATTCGAGGCCTACGTCTATCCTGACGTCAACCACGGCTTTCACAATGATTCCACGCCCCGCTACGATGAGGCGGCAGCCAAGCTCGCCTGGCAGCGAACGGTCGACTGGTTTACGAAATACCTCGCCTGA
- a CDS encoding MmgE/PrpD family protein (PFAM: MmgE/PrpD family protein~KEGG: oan:Oant_3094 MmgE/PrpD family protein) translates to MATILRKIAEQLLSRTTFSDLAMDRARDAAVDTIGCMIAGRGDDSVAALTRAFDGEIAGGGQARLVTGGSASPSLAALINATAAHALDFDDNFHPARAHASAVLVSALLAVLTRGKVTSGRRFLEAYLAGLEAQAAVGFGVNPSHYNRGWHATATVGGIGAAAGVSRLLGADENGLVAAMSLATSFACGPKGQFGTTAKPLHAGIAARNAVDAARMALAGMSGRPDILERPQGFLDLFGGDDAKGWDGLTFEAEHIIESRGVVTKRHPCCASTHRAIDALLDLKQEHGLLADDIARIETKVGISAARNLAYPEPTDEMQARFSMQYCLATAFLRGSLSLSDFTRQEIGRAEIREFMPRVDMQSYSADEEKGVERLPHVVTVTMRDGRILNKSRLHAKGSLEAPMSVHEREVKFMDCLRWGNRNVSGAAFLRLRRLADLENLSGDDPFWSLITGRQSP, encoded by the coding sequence ATGGCCACCATTCTCCGGAAGATCGCGGAACAGCTCCTGTCGCGAACGACGTTCTCAGACCTCGCGATGGACCGGGCAAGAGATGCTGCGGTGGACACCATCGGCTGCATGATTGCAGGCAGGGGCGATGACAGCGTTGCCGCACTCACCCGTGCCTTCGACGGGGAAATCGCCGGAGGCGGGCAAGCGCGGCTCGTCACCGGCGGCTCCGCCTCGCCCTCTTTGGCCGCACTCATCAACGCAACGGCGGCGCATGCGCTCGATTTCGATGACAATTTCCATCCGGCAAGGGCGCATGCTTCCGCGGTTCTGGTGTCGGCGCTGCTGGCCGTTCTGACGCGCGGCAAGGTCACCAGCGGAAGACGGTTTCTCGAGGCCTACCTGGCCGGGCTGGAAGCGCAAGCGGCGGTCGGCTTTGGCGTCAATCCCTCTCACTACAACAGGGGCTGGCACGCAACGGCGACGGTCGGCGGCATCGGGGCCGCGGCTGGCGTATCACGGCTTCTCGGCGCCGACGAAAACGGCTTAGTCGCGGCGATGAGCCTGGCGACGAGCTTTGCCTGCGGCCCGAAAGGGCAATTCGGCACGACCGCCAAACCGCTTCACGCCGGCATTGCCGCGCGCAATGCCGTGGACGCGGCGCGAATGGCGCTGGCGGGCATGAGCGGGCGGCCGGATATCCTCGAACGGCCGCAAGGCTTCCTCGATCTTTTCGGCGGCGATGACGCCAAGGGCTGGGACGGCCTGACATTCGAGGCGGAGCACATCATCGAAAGCCGGGGCGTGGTGACCAAGCGCCATCCCTGCTGCGCCTCCACTCATCGCGCCATCGACGCGCTTCTGGATCTGAAGCAGGAGCATGGGCTTTTGGCGGACGACATTGCCAGGATCGAGACGAAAGTCGGCATATCCGCTGCCCGTAACCTCGCCTATCCCGAGCCCACCGACGAGATGCAGGCACGCTTCTCGATGCAATATTGCCTGGCGACAGCTTTCCTCAGAGGCTCCCTTAGCCTTTCGGACTTTACACGGCAGGAGATTGGGCGAGCGGAAATCCGGGAATTCATGCCGCGCGTCGACATGCAGTCCTATTCGGCTGATGAGGAAAAAGGCGTGGAGCGCCTCCCGCATGTCGTCACGGTGACGATGCGCGACGGGCGCATTTTGAACAAGTCCCGCTTGCATGCGAAGGGATCGCTCGAAGCGCCGATGAGCGTCCATGAACGCGAAGTCAAATTCATGGACTGCTTGCGCTGGGGAAATCGGAATGTGTCCGGCGCCGCTTTCCTGCGGCTTCGCCGGCTTGCCGATTTGGAAAACCTGTCCGGCGACGATCCCTTCTGGAGCCTGATCACAGGCCGTCAGTCGCCTTGA
- a CDS encoding transcriptional regulator, LysR family (PFAM: LysR substrate-binding; regulatory protein LysR~KEGG: dac:Daci_5821 LysR family transcriptional regulator), with amino-acid sequence MARHTSAAISLKHIEAYDAIAATGSTIAASVELGISQSNASRLLQQLEDYLGVRLFDREKNRLQPTREGLQLGPEIRAISDRLRALKTAAMELESGRSREIMLRLAFPSSLSSTRIPKLVKNFLAANGPMRVEVASGSYLAIERMVADGEADLGFARLPLMSPGLKQEKILSSRVICALHNDHPKAGSRQLSVGDLKGQDLIMLNRERPVRHELEALFYKAGIRQRPLLEAHSVASACALAAQGLGIALVGEIIAREYATLPLQFIPLEPELPVAYALISGEKFPMPKAASLFLQSISDWA; translated from the coding sequence ATGGCGCGACACACGAGTGCGGCGATCAGCCTGAAGCATATCGAGGCCTATGACGCGATCGCCGCGACGGGCTCGACGATCGCCGCTTCCGTCGAGCTTGGGATCTCGCAATCGAACGCCAGTCGCCTGTTGCAGCAACTGGAAGACTATCTCGGCGTCCGGCTTTTCGACCGGGAAAAGAACCGGCTTCAACCAACCCGCGAGGGCCTGCAGCTCGGCCCGGAAATCCGGGCCATTTCCGACCGGCTACGCGCCTTGAAAACGGCGGCGATGGAACTCGAGAGCGGTCGATCGCGCGAGATCATGCTGCGGCTCGCCTTTCCCTCCAGTCTTTCCTCGACGCGCATTCCGAAGCTGGTGAAGAACTTTCTCGCAGCGAATGGACCGATGCGCGTCGAAGTCGCATCCGGCAGCTATCTGGCAATTGAACGGATGGTGGCTGACGGCGAGGCCGATCTCGGCTTCGCGCGTCTGCCGCTGATGAGCCCGGGATTGAAACAGGAGAAGATCCTGTCGTCGCGGGTCATTTGCGCCCTGCACAACGATCATCCCAAGGCCGGCAGCCGTCAATTGTCGGTCGGCGACCTGAAGGGGCAGGATCTGATCATGCTGAACAGGGAGCGACCGGTTCGCCATGAGCTGGAGGCGTTGTTCTACAAGGCCGGCATCCGTCAACGCCCCCTGCTCGAGGCGCATTCGGTGGCGAGTGCCTGCGCGCTGGCCGCGCAGGGGCTCGGCATTGCACTGGTCGGCGAGATCATCGCCCGCGAATATGCGACGCTGCCGCTGCAATTCATTCCGCTCGAACCGGAACTGCCGGTTGCTTACGCGCTGATCAGCGGAGAGAAATTTCCAATGCCCAAGGCCGCCAGCCTCTTCCTTCAAAGCATTTCGGACTGGGCATGA